From one Anopheles cruzii chromosome 3, idAnoCruzAS_RS32_06, whole genome shotgun sequence genomic stretch:
- the LOC128273459 gene encoding glucoside xylosyltransferase 2 yields the protein MKAYRYLLVLAVTSFLLLWYYIYRVDNGTSFGDQQDFADQIGDTKHDGQARKVLPELPPNGTEIAVVVVACNERHNEALNSLKSVLIFNRNQAPLRFVVIAEEKLKINFMEKLNDWQEVTDRIFTYEIHSLTFPRANKDEWRKLFKPCAAQRLFLPSLLSHLDAVLYVDSDTVFLSPVQEIWGLFQSFNASQFAGMAPEHEDKNAGWYNRFARHPYYGELGVNSGVMLMNLTRMREFAWEDHILPIYREYRLQLVWGDQDILNVLFHYNPDRLYVFPCEWNYRADHCMYMSVCEAPDGVKIIHGNRGYFHSQAQPIFSLLYATLEQYSFRTDVHANVIRTIEESLVLPSNSNCDKLLDKFLQDPRKYFKHKQYDELA from the exons ATGAAGGCATACAGATATTTGTTGGTGCTGGCGGTAACTTCCTTTCTGCTGCTCTGGTACTACATTTACCGCGTCGACAATGGGACCAGCTTCGGCGACCAGCAAGATTTTGCTGACCAGATAGGAGACACTAAACACGATGGCCAGGCCAG GAAAGTTTTACCGGAACTACCACCGAACGGGACGGAAATTGCGGTGGTAGTCGTAGCATGCAACGAGCGGCACAACGAAGCACTCAACTCACTCAAGTCGGTCTTAATATTTAACCGCAATCAGGCGCCGCTCCGATTTGTGGTGATTGCGGAGGAGAAGCTGAAGATAAACTTTATGGAAAAGTTAAACGATTGGCAGGAGGTTACCGATCGGATATTTACGTACGAGATCCATTCCTTAACATTCCCGCGCGCCAACAAGGACGAGTGGAGGAAATTGTTTAAGCCGTGCGCTGCTCAGCGTCTGTTCCTTCCG TCCCTCCTGTCACACCTGGACGCTGTGTTGTACGTAGATTCCGACACCGTGTTCCTGTCACCGGTGCAGGAAATATGGGGCCTGTTTCAGAGCTTTAACGCATCCCAGTTCGCCGGTATGGCACCTGAGCACGAAGACAAGAATGCCGGATGGTACAACCGGTTTGCGCGCCATCCGTACTACGGCGAGCTAGGCGTGAACTCGGGGGTCATGCTGATGAACCTGACGCGGATGCGCGAATTTGCCTGGGAAGATCACATACTGCCGATCTACCGCGAGTACCGGCTGCAGCTCGTCTGGGGTGATCAGGATATACTAAACGTGCTGTTCCACTACAACCCGGACCGGTTGTACGTGTTTCCTTGCGAGTGGAACTACCGGGCGGACCACTGCATGTACATGAGCGTCTGTGAAGCCCCTGATGGGGTGAAAATAATCCACGGCAACCGAGGGTACTTTCACTCGCAGGCTCAGCCCATCTTTAGTCTCCTGTACGCCACACTCGAGCAGTACAGCTTCCGGACCGATGTCCACGCGAACGTAATACGCACCATCGAAGAATCGCTGGTGCTACCGAGCAACTCTAACTGTGATAAACTGCTGGACAAGTTCCTGCAGGATCCACGCAAATACTTCAAGCACAAACAGTATGACGAGCTGGCCTAG
- the LOC128273379 gene encoding dedicator of cytokinesis protein 6 has product MSSAQRAFASKLTKHNSSDIRKNVANYQLLSKSDSSSVCSSSISLCDLVEPIDYEEFLAQHSSLLHKDPLRSILDFPSGDVQVKIVPRKIRTIEHVTPKEPLEELPLYVQHCVDCFTRPWKVVEFSARHHSGSCSSCDRKDKGALSPTSYQQEFEIDRDFGSMGVSLDESVTSTTLYASESCTPSSRQSIASLSSVSTCTDTLTPRGSWASFDLRSSVNDPLITGVLERVPPESVDQSNEVKRQEERQQALFDLYPVSELTVEKRLPAEIPMEHLGNRIHVKCLHLKLELEVEPIFASMAIYDAKEKKKLSENFYFDMNPESLRRMLVNHVPFSDISTQAREAVFDITNPSNELYLVIRLEKVLQGDIKDSVEPYLKDDKDKYKDKAKSNASDYCERLGKYRMPFAWTGIYLTSIFNGDGMEKDDRESIGSASSSNSLDRKSSTSSFDQFRKRASDMGTLTRRGSLERKMEKRRSWSPDDFANSIETFRPIAITVASFFKQESDKMKDEELYKFLPELKRPAALMKKHKCIPGSIKVEIAPATEELKYALTPELARIDPYPDDHTRPVKEVLEFPSTPILNPHYAYRNLLFVSTKELNFSTRAGSARNIAVRVQLMAGEKQSDAVAAIFGKSSCAEFSTEAYSAVNYHNKQPTFYDEIKIELPANLKQNHHILFTLFHVSCQKKPQEVQSTVETPVGYTWLPVLKDGHLNVGEFNLPVMVEEPPDNYSFIPPDVQLPGTKWLDNHRQVFSVTIDAVTSVHALDDYLDKFIFMCECLDMRKVPPRIGEGNMEREFRKTLVELQCADQEQLVKNIQVILDKLIELLVTTYKIGGEALSLGQHVFETICQISDKTCVSNGNRIDRYGRQSILSTYIQFQCKIPHPMDPKCKLGSLQTPTRRPASADAGEMNRSTSSIDFTDLGLSRTADRALSVRSDGCSPGSGVKDGLVRLLHEEIALNWVVASGTAAELSMTNSWMLFELMVKSMIEHLDLTNALNSPRKSRFPHQYTDDIGTLVHLVTTKVVGYNSSDPKLAQSINSSLAFFVFDLLSIMDRGFVYGLIKTYYKVIMTKSTSTTDMIQYKLDFLRIVCSHEHFVALNLPFGTPYTALSAPCSPTPSVTSNNSQNSYVSAMTGNDRALYADLSVEFRQQHFLVGLVLQELANVLDISNTALHAKAISCLRDLLTSHDLDPRYSEVEARARVAALYLPLLGIVMDVISQLHTPLSQSHDRLNTIGQLDDYQGPATSVPTTSTISPEVAFAISGIRRYSYVSETPKPKAALTGDTRHLLACFLWVLKNLEPGTLIKYTTALSPHRVHQMLQVLNICLPNFEYRGKKQPANTSKRNTSSFRKTPDMREKLEEFIRGTGSARNDLINRRKDGRNSTEKLRWKKDQIRTQFYDSNIKNEAELEMCSFIEGSLATEVCLTVLDTLEMIVQVASSSELHHSLLGTVLKVLLHALSRNQSTLALQNLFASQRSLVFKYHNLLFDEETDNCADLCLLLLKHCGSQLPTVRSQAAASLYLLMRQNFEIGNNFARVKMQVTMSLSSLVGTSSSFSEQSLRRALKTILVYAESDTDLQDTSFPEQVQDLLFNLHMILSDTVKMKEYQEDPEMLLDLMNRIAKGYQNSPDLRLTWLENMAKKHTERANHTEAAMCYVHSAALVAEYLSMLESQTHLPVGAVSFKHISPNALMESAVSDDVVSPGEDGICLGNSFTEGGLKQLLDHAASAFQAAGMYEAMNDVYKVLIPICEANRDFRKLASIHGKLLEAFNRIAQLQGKRVFGTYFRVGFYGAKFGDLDQQEFIYKEPTLTKLPEIFSRLQNFYADRFGPDVVQIIKDSNAVEVATLDPDKTYIQITYVEPYFETYELRYKETYFERNFNIKRFIFATPFTKSGKAHGDLHEQCKRKTILTTANHFPYVKTRIQVVQRQQIVLEPIEVAIEDIQKKTAELAAATIQEPADPKILQMVLQGCIGTTVNQGPMEMAHVFLSSIANGNTIPTKHQNKLRLCFKDFSKKCADALKKNRNLILPDQKDYQKELERNYQVFTERLSPLITISPSQAQGLIAAKNDVHNNNRLTCTLRF; this is encoded by the exons ATGTCGTCTGCACAGCGTGCATTCGCTTCGAAACTGACCAA GCACAATTCGTCAGACATTCGCAAAAATGTGGCCAACTATCAGTTGCTGTCGAAAAGCGACAGCAGTTCCGTGTGTTCCTCTTCA ATTTCTTTGTGCGATCTGGTGGAACCGATTGACTACGAGGAGTTTctggcacagcacagcagccTGCTGCACAAGGATCCGCTGCGGTCGATTTTGGATTTCCCTTCCGGGGACGTGCAGGTGAAGATAGTGCCACGCAAGATACGAACGATTGAACATGTCACTCCCAAGGAACCGCTCGAGGAGCTTCCGCTGTACGTGCAGCACTGTGTGGACTGTTTCACGCGACCCTGGAAGGTGGTCGAGTTTTCGGCGCGACACCACTCCGGATCGTGTAGCTCGTGCGATCGCAAGGATAAGGGTGCGCTCAGCCCCACCTCGTACCAGCAGGAGTTCGAAATCGACCGGGACTTTGGGTCGATGGGCGTCTCGTTGGATGAATCCGTCACCTCCACCACGCTGTACGCGAGCGAAAGCTGCACCCCCAGCAGCCGCCAGTCGATCGCAAGCCTTTCTTCGGTGTCCACCTGCACGGACACCCTTACGCCGCGTGGATCGTGGGCATCGTTCGATCTGCGAAGCTCCGTCAACGATCCGCTCATCACGGGCGTCCTGGAGCGTGTGCCTCCGGAAAGTGTGGACCAAAGCAATGAAGTGAAGCGACAGGAGGAGCGCCAGCAAGCGCTGTTCGATCTGTACCCGGTCAGTGAGCTGACGGTCGAGAAGCGGTTGCCGGCCGAAATTCCAATGGAACACCTGGGGAACCGGATCCACGTGAAGTGCTTGCACCTCAAGCTGGAACTGGAGGTGGAGCCCATTTTTGCCTCGATGGCGATCTACGAtgcgaaggagaagaaaaagctATCCGAGAATTTCTACTTCGACATGAACCCGGAATCGTTGCGGCGAATGCTGGTGAACCATGTGCCGTTCTCGGACATTAGCACGCAGGCCCGGGAAGCGGTGTTTGACATCACGAACCCAAGCAACGAACTGTATCTCGTCATAAGACTGGAAAAAGTGCTTCAAGGGGACATCAAAGACTCGGTCGAACCGTACCTTAAGGACGATAAGGATAAGTACAAGGACAAGGCAAAGTCCAATGCGTCCGACTACTGCGAGCGGCTCGGCAAGTACCGAATGCCGTTCGCCTGGACCGGCATCTATCTGACGAGCATATTCAATGGCGACGGCATGGAGAAGGACGATCGCGAAAGCATTGGATCGGCTTCGAGCTCCAACAGCCTCGATCGAAAGTCGTCGACCAGCAGCTTCGATCAGTTCCGCAAGCGGGCAAGCGACATGGGCACACTGACGCGCCGAGGTTCGTTGGAGAGAAAGATGGAAAAACGGCGCTCCTGGTCACCGGATGACTTTGCGAACAGTATCGAAACATTCCGCCCGATCGCCATCACGGTTGCGAGCTTCTTCAAGCAGGAATCGGACAAAATGAAGGACGAGGAGTTGTACAAGTTCCTGCCCGAGCTGAAGCGCCCGGCGGCGCTGATGAAGAAACACAAGTGCATACCGGGCTCGATCAAGGTGGAGATTGCCCCGGCTACCGAGGAGCTAAAGTACGCGCTGACACCGGAGCTGGCCAGAATCGATCCGTACCCGGATGATCACACACGACCGGTGAAGGAAGTGCTCGAGTTTCCATCGACACCCATTCTAAACCCGCACTACGCGTACCGTAACTTGCTGTTTGTGTCCACGAAGGAGCTAAACTTTTCAACGCGCGCCGGTTCGGCCCGCAACATCGCCGTCCGGGTACAGTTGATGGCGGGTGAGAAGCAATCGGACGCAgtggcggccattttcggtAAAAGCTCCTGCGCCGAGTTCAGCACCGAAGCGTACAGTGCCGTCAACTACCACAACAAGCAGCCAACGTTTTACGACGAAATCAAGATCGAGCTGCCGGCCAATCTGAAGCAAAATCATCACATTCTGTTCACGCTCTTCCACGTGTCGTGCCAGAAGAAGCCGCAGGAAGTGCAGTCCACGGTGGAGACACCGGTCGGGTACACCTGGTTGCCGGTGCTCAAGGACGGCCACCTGAACGTGGGTGAGTTCAATCTGCCCGTCATGGTGGAGGAACCGCCGGACAACTACTCCTTCATACCGCCCGATGTGCAGCTGCCCGGTACCAAGTGGCTCGACAACCACCGGCAGGTGTTTTCGGTCACGATCGATGCGGTGACCTCGGTTCACGCGCTCGACGATTATCTGGACAAATTTATCTTCATGTGCGAGTGTCTCGATATGCGCAAGGTACCGCCCCGCATCGGTGAGGGCAACATGGAACGAGAGTTCCGGAAAACGCTCGTAGAACTGCAGTGCGCTGATCAGGAGCAGTTGGTCAAAAATATTCAGGTCATACTGGACAAGCTGATCGAGCTGCTGGTGACCACGTACAAGATCGGTGGCGAAGCGCTGTCACTCGGGCAGCACGTCTTCGAAACGATTTGCCAGATATCGGATAAAACTTGTGTAAGTAACGGGAACCGGATTGA TCGCTACGGACGGCAGAGCATTCTGAGCACCTACATTCAGTTCCAATGCAAGATTCCGCATCCGATGGATCCAAAATGTAAGCTCGGGTCACTTCAGACACCCACCCGCCGACCGGCGTCCGCTGACGCCGGCGAGATGAACCGTAGCACCAGCAGTATCGATTTCACTGACCTCGGCCTAAGCCGTACGGCGGATCGTGCCCTGAGCGTACGATCGGACGGATGTTCTCCTGGGTCCGGCGTCAAGGATGGGTTGGTCCGATTGCTGCACGAAGAAATCGCCCTCAACTGGGTGGTGGCGAGTGGAACGGCCGCCGAGCTGTCGATGACGAACTCGTGGATGCTGTTCGAGCTGATGGTGAAGAGTATGATCGAGCATCTGGACCTCACGAACGCCCTGAATTCGCCCCGCAAAAGCCGTTTTCCGCATCAATACACGGACGATATCGGAACGCTCGTGCACCTGGTCACGACCAAGGTGGTCGGCTACAACAGTAGCGACCCGAAGCTGGCCCAGTCGATCAACTCCAGTTTGGCGTTTTTCGTGTTCGATCTGCTCAGCATCATGGACCGCGGGTTCGTGTACGGGCTGATCAAGACGTACTACAAGGTGATCATGACCAAAAGCACCTCCACCACGGACATGATCCAGTACAAGCTGGACTTCCTGCGTATCGTGTGCAGCCACGAACATTTCGTCGCCTTGAATCTACCCTTCGGTACGCCTTACACGGCCCTCTCGGCTCCGTGCAGCCCGACACCGAGCGTCACATCGAACAACAGTCAAAATTCGTACGTCAGCGCCATGACGGGCAACGATCGTGCACTGTACGCCGATCTGAGTGTCGAGTTCCGTCAGCAGCACTTCCTCGTTGGGTTGGTGCTTCAGGAACTGGCGAACGTGCTGGACATTTCAAACACTGCACTACACGCCAAAGCAATCAGCTGTCTGCGCGATCTGCTCACTTCGCACGATCTCGATCCTCGCTACAGTGAGGTTGAGGCAAGGGCTCGCGTTGCGGCCCTCTACCTGCCGCTGCTCGGCATCGTAATGGACGTTATTTCGCAGCTACACACTCCACTGTCTCAGTCACACGATCGTCTCAACACAATCGGTCAGCTGGACGACTATCAGGGTCCGGCGACATCGGTaccaaccaccagcaccatcagtCCGGAGGTTGCGTTTGCCATTTCCGGCATACGGCGCTACAGTTACGTGTCGGAAACGCCGAAACCGAAGGCCGCCCTAACCGGCGACACGCGCCACCTACTGGCGTGCTTCCTGTGGGTGCTGAAGAACCTCGAACCGGGCACGCTCATCAAGTATACGACGGCACTGAGCCCCCATCGGGTGCACCAGATGCTGCAGGTGTTGAACATCTGCCTGCCAAACTTTGAGTACCGCGGCAAGAAGCAACCGGCGAACACATCGAAACGCAACACGTCCAGTTTCCGCAAAACGCCCGATATGCGCGAAAAGCTGGAAGAGTTTATCCGTGGAACCGGTTCGGCGCGTAACGATCTCATTAACCGGCGCAAGGACGGTCGCAACTCGACCGAGAAGCTGCGCTGGAAGAAGGATCAAATCCGGACGCAGTTCTACGACAGCAACATTAAAAACGAAGCCGAACTGGAGATGTGCAGCTTCATCGAGGGTTCGCTCGCGACGGAAGTGTGCCTGACCGTGCTGGATACGCTCGAGATGATCGTGCAGGTCGCGTCCTCATCCGAGCTGCACCACAGTCTGCTGGGCACGGTGCTgaaggtgctgctgcacgcGCTTTCGCGCAACCAAAGTACGCTCGCGCTCCAGAACCTTTTCGCCTCGCAGCGCTCGCTGGTCTTCAAGTACCACAATCTGCTGTTCGACGAAGAGACGGACAACTGTGCCGAtctttgtttgctgctgctaaaaCACTGTGGCTCCCAGTTGCCGACCGTGCGATCGCAAGCGGCTGCCTCGCTGTATCTGCTGATGAGACAAAATTTCGAAATCGGCAAC AATTTCGCTCGCGTTAAGATGCAGGTCACGATGTCACTCAGTTCGCTGGTCGGCACCAGTTCGTCGTTCAGCGAGCAGTCGTTGCGCCGGGCCCTGAAAACGATCCTGGTGTACGCCGAATCGGACACCGATTTGCAGGACACATCCTTCCCCGAGCAGGTGCAAGATTTGTTGTTCAATCTGCACATGATCCTCTCGGACACGGTCAAAATGAAGGAGTACCAGGAGGACCCCGAGATGTTGCTCGATCTCATGAACCGCATTGCGAAAGGGTACCAGAACTCACCGGATCTGCGGCTGACGTGGTTGGAGAATATGGCCAAAAAGCACACGGAACGTGCCAACCACACGGAGGCGGCAATGTGCTACGTTCACAGTGCGGCCCTGGTGGCCGAGTACCTAAGCATGCTGGAATCGCAGACCCATCTGCCGGTTGGGGCCGTTTCTTTTAAGCACATTTCACCGAACGCCCTGATGGAGTCGGCCGTCTCGGACGATGTGGTGAGCCCGGGCGAGGATGGCATCTGTCTGGGGAACAGCTTTACCGAGGGTGGACTGAAGCAGCTGCTGGATCATGCGGCCAGCGCATTTCAGGCGGCCGGCATGTACGAAGCCATGAACGACGTGTACAAGGTGCTGATACCGATCTGCGAGGCGAACCGTGACTTCCGCAAGCTGGCCTCGATCCACGGCAAGCTGCTCGAGGCGTTCAATCGCATCGCGCAGCTGCAGGGTAAGCGCGTGTTTGGCACCTACTTCCGGGTCGGTTTCTACGGTGCCAAGTTCGGTGATCTCGATCAGCAGGAGTTTATCTACAAGGAGCCGACGCTGACAAAGTTGCCCGAGATTTTTAGCCGCTTGCAAAACTTCTACGCCGATCGGTTCGGGCCGGACGTGGTGCAAATCATTAAGGACTCGAACGCCGTCGAAGTGGCCACCCTCGACCCGGACAAGACCTACATTCAGATCACGTACGTCGAGCCGTACTTTGAAACGTACGAGCTGCGCTACAAAGAAACGTACTTCGAGCGGAACTTTAACATCA AACGTTTCATATTTGCGACACCATTCACCAAGTCAGGCAAAGCCCACGGTGATCTGCATGAGCAgtgcaaaaggaaaaccatcCTCACCACGGCCAATCACTTCCCGTACGTGAAGACGCGCATACAGGTGGTCCAGCGGCAGCAGATTGTGCTCGAACCGATCGAGGTGGCCATCGAGGACATACAGAAGAAGACGGCCGAACTGGCGGCCGCTACCATTCAAGAGCCGGCCGACCCGAAGATACTGCAAATGGTGCTGCAAGGGTGCATCGGTACCACCGTGAACCAGGGTCCGATGGAAATGGCGCACGTGTTTCTGTCGAGCATCGCCAATGGCAATACAATCCCGACGAAGCATCAGAACAAGCTGCGGCTGTGTTTCAAAGACTTCTCCAAAAA ATGCGCTGATGCGCTGAAGAAGAATCGCAATCTCATTTTGCCCGACCAGAAAGACTACCAGAAGGAATTGGAACGCAACTATCAGGTGTTTACCGAACGGCTCTCTCCACTGATCACGATCAGCCCTTCGCAGGCCCAAGGGCTGATAGCGGCCAAGAACGACGTTCACAATAACAATCGGTTGACCTGCACACTGCGCTTCTAG
- the LOC128272202 gene encoding reticulocalbin-2, with translation MWPSTVWVLLLVVCVQCATTHKHSHTHTVTKERTEDGAYAPRDAHHMEDGEHYSEFDHEAILGSVKEAEEFDNLSPEESKRRLAVLVTKMDQNADGFVDRHELKAWILRSFKSLAEEEASDRFDDVDLNNNDAVTWDEYLQETYGMDSEDEEGVRLPFEEPRDDEERKLIQDDKEMFDAADRNRNGVLDATEFVQFVSPEEFPEMLPIILNQTLREKDRNNDGRIDFQEFVGDNAKDHDKEWLIVEMDKFKEDFDRDGDGYLNGNEILSWVVPSNDEVASDEVAHLFASADDDHDDRLSFLEIIDKYDIFVGSEATDYGDHLQNIHHFDDEL, from the exons ATGTGGCCGTCGACGGTGTGGGTCCTTTTACTGGTCGTGTGCGTTCAGTGTGCGACGACGCACAAACACTCGCACACCCATACGGTCACCAAGGAACGCACGGAGGACGGGGCGTACGCCCCGCGGGATGCCCATCATATGGAGGACGGGGAACACTATTCCGAGTTCGATCACGAAGCGATCCTGGGCAGCGTGAAGGAGGCCGAGGAGTTTGACAATCTTTCACCGGAAGAATCGAAGCGCCGGCTAGCGGTGCTCGTCACTAAGATGGACCAGAATGCCGACGGTTTCGTGGACCGGCACGAGCTGAAAGCCTGGATTTTGCGGTCGTTCAAGTCGCTGGCCGAAGAGGAAGCCTCGGACCGGTTCGACGACGTCGATTTGAACAACAACGACGCGGTAACGTGGGACGAGTACCTGCAGGAAACGTACGGTATGGACAGTGAAGACGAGGAGGGCGTACGGTTGCCGTTCGAGGAGCCACGGGACGACGAAGAGCGGAAGCTGATCCAGGACGACAAGGAAATGTTCGATGCGGCGGACaggaaccgaaacggagtgTTGGATGCGACCGAATTTGTGCAGTTCGTTTCGCCGGAAGAGTTTCCCGAGATGCTACCGATCATACTGAACCAGACGCTGCGCGAAAAGGACCGTAACAATGACGGGCGCATCGATTTCCAGGAGTTTGTCGGTGACAATGCAAAGGATCACGACAAGGAATGGCTCATCGTAGAGATGGACAAGTTTAAAGAGGATTTCGACCGGGACGGCGATGGCTACTTGAATGGAAACGAAATCTTGTCTTGGGTGGTGCCTAGCAACGA CGAGGTAGCCAGCGACGAAGTGGCCCATTTGTTCGCTTCCGCCGACGATGATCATGACGATAGATTATCTTTCCTGGAGATCATCGACAAGTACGACATCTTCGTGGGAAGCGAAGCTACGGACTACGGTGATCATCTGCAGAACATTCATCATTTCGATGACGAACTGTAA
- the LOC128271953 gene encoding UV radiation resistance-associated gene protein: MFGRPRCRDWSPLSTQQLRLRSLVQISGHNIVSSPAEPSPPSSSSLPLGRSKCTVYFTLHQTPMSAPFYTSEKLDLHRNVLWADIDCPAAAKSSLRSVCVRVWEQTPPPSASAVPRTVCDNKCTQQGESTDGVVPGEAPESAPSDRVLFVWGVYFSGLVPLSRRSEKRLKPNTLVFQMHGGYFTSADCIVEPDEAPRPPHTGLSETGIPKTPNNLSPAPGGGSSGAISIPASGRSRIDSSSGPHCDSSNNSPVPAQPSPSSATHHWYFANSVQQQQKFSVSPDTRPTRPVSTSVSPTPTEPPETSLRLRYLHMEFPAGEVRTSYDLVRLLAVQERQRRLRYEADSAKTLTERICMKSAYCLNLELFSNKHAIVYRSASNRAGMGKQLSRLLYQDREPIDPTMLLRGQALRRHIERARFQCRLLAEERERARAVMQQLRYKLHLLSDGNIERESALMERYRTYGREKEQLSQRRAAYDRQRDTLRKLKGQVLAIRQSLLHSLGEIYYIRKTSQGMYTINDVPLPNAESYTDSTPALALSVALGFVAHAVMMCSSFLDSPLRNPIQYDGSRSKVMDIVKALPTVDREFPLHCRSGPAPNSVLYGVYLLNQNISQFKFQLGMSRGDPRATLVNLHSILTVRNMDRGGSVTVDGTLTHEIQQSCPIPTTSSGSFGASSLDLKMSPAFHSLSLGGGGGGGGGSSSGTSSTSSGSYRHDNPSSSGRISSSVDDYTERERIQRLHQMMMLHPVHQQPAAAQCPAEGIVSPGEQRLGGCGSRFSSDPILTKAQRPRPLDFEGGKKF; encoded by the exons CGGGCCACAACATCGTCAGTTCCCCGGCGGAACCGagcccgccgtcgtcgtcgtcgttgccgctGGGACGTAGCAAATGCACCGTTTACTTCACGCTCCACCAAACGCCCATGTCGGCCCCGTTCTACACCAGCGAAAAGCTCGACCTCCACCGGAATGTGCTGTGGGCGGACATCGactgtccggcggcggccaaatcTTCGCTGCGCAGTGTTTGCGTGCGGGTCTGGGAGCaaacaccgccgccgtcagcatCCGCCGTTCCTCGTACTGTGTGTGATAATAAGTGTACTCAGCAAGGGGAATCCACGGATGGTGTAGTGCCTGGCGAGGCCCCCGAATCGGCCCCGTCCGATCGGGTGCTGTTCGTGTGGGGTGTTTACTTTTCCGGCCTGGTGCCACTGTCGAGGCGGAGCGAGAAGCGCCTTAAACCGAACACGCTCGTGTTTCAGATGCACGGTGGCTACTTTACGTCGGCCGATTGCATCGTGGAACCGGACGAAGCCCCGAGACCCCCGCACACGGGGCTCAGTGAGACGGGCATACCAAAAACACCGAACAATCTATCTCCGGCGCCTGGCGGCGGCTCGTCGGGAGCGATTTCCATTCCGGCCAGTGGCCGGAGTCGGATAGATAGCAGCAGCGGACCACACTGTGATAGTAGCAATAATTCTCCCGTCCCCGCACAGCCGTCACCATCGTCCGCCACCCACCACTGGTACTTTGCGAACAgtgtccagcagcagcaaaagttttccgtttcgccagACACTCGCCCTACACGGCCGGTTTCCACTTCCGTAAGTCCCACGCCGAcggaaccaccggaaacgAGTCTGCGGCTTCGGTACCTACACATGGAGTTTCCGGCCGGTGAAGTGCGCACCAGCTACGATCTGGTGCGGCTCCTGGCGGTACAGGAACGCCAGCGGCGGCTCCGATACGAGGCGGACAGTGCGAAAACGCTGACCGAGCGGATCTGCATGAAGAGTGCCTACTGCTTGAACCTGGAGCTGTTCAGCAACAAGCACGCGATCGTGTACCGGTCGGCGTCGAACCGGGCCGGCATGGGCAAGCAGCTGAGCCGGCTGCTGTACCAGGAccgcgaaccgatcgatcccACTATGTTGCTCCGGGGCCAAGCGCTGCGGCGCCACATCGAGCGGGCTCGGTTCCAGTGCCGGCTGCTGGCGgaggaacgggaacgggcaCGGGCCGTGATGCAGCAGTTGCGCTACAAACTGCACCTCCTCTCCGACGGGAACATCGAGCGGGAATCGGCGCTCATGGAACGCTACCGAACGTACGGGCGCGAGAAGGAACAGCTGAGCCAGCGGCGGGCAGCCTATGACCGGCAGCGGGACACCCTGCGAAAGCTTAAAGGCCAGGTGCTGGCCATACGGCAGTCACTGTTGCACAGTTTAGGCGAAATATACTACATTCGAAAG ACAAGCCAGGGTATGTACACGATCAACGATGTACCGTTGCCGAACGCTGAATCCTACACCGACTCGACACCCGCCCTGGCCCTCAGTGTGGCGCTTGGTTTCGTTGCACACGCCGTGATGATGTGTTCCTCGTTTCTCGATAGTCCCCTCAG AAATCCTATCCAATACGACGGTTCTCGGTCGAAAGTGATGGACATCGTAAAGGCTCTACCGACGGTGGATCGAGA ATTTCCGCTGCACTGCCGATCGGGACCGGCACCGAACTCCGTGCTGTACGGTGTGTATCTATTGAACCAGAACATTTCCCAGTTCAAGTTCCAGCTCGGCATGAGCCGGGGTGATCCGCGGGCGACGCTCGTCAATCTGCACAGCATACTGACGGTGCGCAACATGGACCGTGGCGGCAGCGTGACGGTGGATGGCACGCTTACGCACGAAATTCAGCAATCGTGTCCGATACCGACGACATCGAGCGGTAGTTTCGGTGCCTCATCGCTCGACCTGAAAATGTCACCCGCCTTCCATTCGCTgtcgctcggcggcggcggcggcggcggtggcggaagcaGCAGTgggaccagcagcaccagcagcggttccTATCGCCACGACAATCCATCGTCGTCCGGAAG GATTTCTAGCTCCGTTGATGACTacacggaacgggaacggatCCAACGGTTGCAccagatgatgatgttgcaCCCGGTCCATcaacaaccggcggcggcgcaatgCCCCGCCGAAGGGATTGTTTCCCCCGGCGAACAGCGCCTGGGAGGCTGTGGTAGCCGGTTTTCCTCCGACCCGATACTCACCAAGGCCCAGCGGCCACGACCACTCGACTTTGAGGGTGGCAAAAAATTCTGA